The genomic window TGTGACATACACGTGGATTGCTACGTGGATGATATGTAAgcattcaattaattttttaaaatttaaaaatattaaaaataattttaatgatttttaatttttaaaaatgtttttttttgaaaatttaaaaattttaattaaatgcttatgtgTCATCCACATGGCAATCCACGTGTACGCCACATCagtaaagttaacaaatgttaacttttccatctaCTTTaggatgatttgacaaaaaacgTAAGTTTAaagctaaaaaatataaaaaaaattaaataaagagctaaaataaccttttttataaaattagggaccaaataaGCAATTTTGCCTAAAAAAGTCTTTGCATAAAACTAATagtttagtaaaaatataattgatGATTAAACAAACAACAGAAAAATACAATTGGTTTAGATTACCACTGCTTAGTCAATCTTAGAGTTATGtagcaattaaaataaaattttatttctacaAATGTCATccgatattttaatcaaataacatcTAAGTAAAATCGCTAGAAAAAATAGAACGAAGATTGTtaagttaaatatttttcaaaataataaaacattgaaaaataataattctttaaagaaaaaaaattcgaatcATATTCAAACAATATCTGCACcaaaagatgataaaatttatattaattgatGATAAGATAACAAAACTAATATGAAAACATAATCGGAGATTTATTACTATGTTAATCTAAAGATCTACTCGAAAAATGGGAAGGTTGGAATAAAAATAGGATGTCTAAAAAATGGGAttggataaaatttaaaacttattttctaTATGGGTAGGACATTGGATAAGATTTTTTGGCCCGACCCCAACctgaatatattatgttataaaaaataatcatattaattatatatattatatttatattaaactacTAACTCAATAACAATTAAACTCATTACCTAAAACCTAAAAACAGATTAGCCAACTAAATAattcaacccaaaatataaaattttaaaaatcatatttaatacaataaaacatttattatatttatgttagtgctttttaatataaatattttttaatgtgttagaaaatttttattttaatattttccaaatgcatttaatatattatattattttaaaaaaaattaaaaataaaaactaatataagAAATCAAATATGAGTGGGTCAGACCAAGTCTGAATTTATCTTTCTTAATCTAGTTGAGATTAGGTAAAAGAAAATAAGTTCATTTTTCAAATAGGGTCAAACttgaacttaaaaaattaatctaGATATATTACATGTTCCTAGCTCAAACTTAACCCAATCCGGCTAATGATTTTTAGATGAATTAAATGTAGTAGACGGATGTGGTCATTGGTTACATGTGGATAACATCTAGAAAGAATTATAGTGATGGGTTGATTACCATACTATGCTAAGTTGATGGTATATTTTTATGTCAAGCAGCTATTCTTagttcaatatgaaattgaaaattactTTGATTAACAAGTTCAAGCTGTTTTTATTCTCCCTTATTTATGCTCTCCTGGAAtttccaataatttttttaaatttatttttatataaaaataatttaaaaaaattaatacagacGGGTTAGGTCAGACTCgagtttagtatttttaatttagattacttttagacaaaattttaaattcatctttttgggtgaaaataaACATGAATAACTAATTAATTACATCCGAAAGGTTTGAGAAAAAAACTCTTAGACTAGTTCAAATCTAAGAAATTCTAGACCATAATAGggagaaattcaaaaaaatggcAAATCAACTCCAGAGGATAAAGTTTCTTTTGCCATACAATCAGCAACTTCATTTGGTTCCGTGAGAATGTAATGCAATAACCATAATTTCTCCTGAGATAGAATACTCTGAATTAGCTAAATCAAAGCAGAGTTCGGTGTGGCTGAAATACTTCCTTGAATGACTCGAACAACGTCCAGACTATCCGAAAGAATTATTACACTATCATGACCTCTTCATTAAACCCTTCAAAAATGCTCCAAAGTTCAGCATCGAAAATTAAACACTTTCCAAGATATCGATTGAAACCAAAGAGTCACTGTCCATTTACATCTCTcgcaaaaatattaataataatgatagacATTAATGGCAAGAATATTAATAACTAAAGCAAATTAATAAAGCAgatttcaagagaaattaatgtAGTTACACGTATGTTGGTTGAAATGATGAAAGTTTTTCTTATAATTCGATAGTGTTCCCAGAATCCCTAAAAACAATCGTGGAGCATTTACGGTTGGATGGTCGGCTTATGTTATGTTAGCTCCACCAAAAAGAATGAAGGCAATGGAGTTTAAGCAAGAAAATAATACCCACAGCCTGGAAACGGCGTTGATTAGAAACTACAAGATTTGGGCCGCTCTTGAGCCCTCTAAAGTCTTGGTCTTTCCCTTTTCTATTGTTTTATTCACTCAAATGAAGATAAACTAACAACAAAACCTTTCACTTCTCTGTCGAACTAAGCCTTATGCAAAGCTAACCAAGAAAAGGAGCCTTCTGTTTTGTTTTGAAACCCTACCCGCCGTGAGCTTTCATCGCCATCAAATCGTCGTCAAGGGTTGTCTCCAACTGTCAACCCATTTTAAGTTGCCCCTCTATTTCTCCTTTTTCAAAATcttcgattcgatttgattttGGATTCAAGGCCCTttctattaagttttttttctccAGTTCGTTTTTTTCAGGTCACCAAGTGTTCGACGATATTACTCAACGAACAAAACTAGAAGCTGATCATCTTACTTTCTTGATCGGATTACCAACTTTCTTCGGTAAGAGCCTGCTTAATTGGATATGATCTAATAAATTATTAAACCAGTAAAAATCTTGAACGAATTAAAATGTGTACTTAAATGGCATGATTTAGCTTTAATATGACTCTTTCGTATTAAGCCCATGCCCGGGCCCagcctaaaaatagcttaaaattTTGTATCGGCCCAGTCTGAATCCGACCCAACTGAGCTCAAAATCGAATGATTTTAATAAAAAGTCGTATCATTTTTTTTCCGGACCCGCCCTCATCTTCCTTCAACCCTAAACTTAAAGAGTCCAGTATCTGCTCTCTGCCTCTGCATTGCATCACTCTGCTATTTTTGATTTTCAGCTTTCGATCCTACTGCTCGTTACTTATTACGCCGTATCATCTCATCTTTTCTCTCTCTGTTTACTTTGGTGAGAAGCAGATATTTGTTTTAAAGCTATCCGTTTAGCGGAAATAGATAAAGTTATCGCCGCTATTTTCCGTTACACCGCCTATTGAGATCTTTATAGCGGCGGACGGTGCCGATATTGCAAAATAGCGACCCGCGGCATCGATATTTGAAACACTGCCAATACGATGGCAGTTAAAAAGCGGAAAGAGAGAGCCTTTGGCGGTGAATCCGGAAACAGCAAGAAGTTCAAAAAGTATTCCAACTCCAAAGGACCGATGAAGAAAAACAAGAACGATACGAGAAAGAAGGGGAAAGGTCCTCGCTTGCCTTCTGCGCTACGAACGGAGCTTGATCGCCTGGACCCTAAAATAGCTTCCGATAGCGATGACGGTATCGATTTAGATGTTGGAAACGATGTTTATGAGTATGAGGAAGAAGTTCCACAAGAAGAGTCCCGGAAGAACCGCCGTTTTGATCCTGTCGAGAACTATGATTACGAGCTACCTGAGGATTTTGAGGTTCGTTTCTCTATCGTTAGCTcgttgaagtgcataattgaattttatttcagtataattttattttggtatGGGATATGAATAGCCTAAGTCATATAACCCCTACTAGGGAATTCTATACTTTCCAAAGTGAGATCCAATTCCTATACTTCGCAATTAGGCACATATGATCAACCACGTTCTGCAGTGCTTCTGAGCTTTTGTGTTGTAGGAAATCTTTTTAGATTGCATACTAACCTATTGTtcctatttttatttgttatatgtttatcagtgttttctttttctcatgTAGGATGAGAATGTACCATCAGATGACGAAGATGATGATGGCGACTTTGGTGTTGGTGGGAACAAGGGTAGTcgaaatgatgatgttgatgcGAGTGATGGGGACGAAGAGGAAGATGATGAAAGGCACTTGAGGATGTTGCAAGGGGTCACTGGAATGTCAACTGATGCCTTTGGAGGTAAGAATTTGTCAAATTTGTATAGTTTGATAAGCATGGATTTTACTGATCAACCAAGTCAATGACCTATATATGTTTTTGATGGTCATTGACTTTAATTGGCAGATTTTAAATCTCAGTCAGGTTATCAATTAATTATACTATATTTTATTGTCAATTAAAAGTTGCTACTGGTTTGTTATTTGAGAAATGTAATGAATGTCCTCAGAACATGTTTGCTATCTGTCTAACGGTGGACGGCCTATGTAAAAATCTGTCTAGTCATCATTTTTACCAATTTGAACTTTAtttttgtattgtattgaaaCGAGGTATTTTGATTGAATTGCACCTTGATTGAAAAAGTGTGTGACTTAGTCCAGAAGAGTAAGTTTTGAGAACTATTCATGCAGGCATTAGGTAGTTACCTTTATACTATTTATTATTCAGTTGAAATGTTTGATCTCAAAATTGTATTGTTGTAGGCAAGAAGAAGAGGAATAGTGTGGTTATATCCGAGGCACATCCTGAGTCAGAATACAACCCTACTCGTGATGTTCTTGAGGGTGACAGCCACATTACACTTCAAGATCTTTTGGATCCTATTCAAGGAAAAGCGGGGTATAGCAAACTTAGAAAAAGAGTGCAACACATGGACAGAAAGTCTACATCTGTTCAAGCTCCATTGCCGAAGGTAGATAGAGAGAAATTGGAGAGGATGGCAGTTTATGAACATTCAAAGAAAGATATTACTAAGTGGGAGCATCTGGTCAAAAGGAATAGAGAAGCTCCTACTGTTTTTTTTGGTGGAGATGTAGACTTGGGGTTTTCAACTGTAGGGGCAATAGCTTCTGAATTTGAGCCTAGAACTGAGTTTGAGAAGAAAATTGCTTCTTTGGTTTATGATGACAAAGTTATGGAAGCTCACAAAGCAGATGGTTCCAAACTTCTGGAGTTAAATAAGGTATGGGCCATTTTGATTGTGTTCATTATGTCTGGAGTTGGTTGATTTTATAAGTTCTGTAACATGTTTGCCTCTCCTAATCATGGACTTTTTATAACAAATTTCTTCTTCCTGAGTAACTTTTCCTAAACGTTTGTGATGATtttcatcttgatattttaattaaaagaacATAGACCATGCTAAAGCTTTGCCTGTCATAATTAAGGTATAGCATATTGCTGTACAACCatgtttagagttttttttttgagattctAGAGTGCACTTTAAACTCTTGAGTGCTTTTACCCATCTTTTATCTAACGTAGCGCACATTGGTGTTTAATGTCTAAATGCAGATATAGTAAGTATTTTTTCTATGGAATTTGgactcaacttttttttttaattcttactGTTGGCCAGCTTTTTTGCTTAATAGAACTTCTGGAAATATTTGGGCTGATATCTTGGTTTTTCTAATGGAGAGCTTAAAGGTCTTTCCAAGTTATTTGGTTCTGACAAGTGCTGACCATGTTGTTGAAGAATTGTTGAAATTTACTGAGACCATGATGTTCTATGTGAATGAAAGGAATTTTCATATTAGGAGCAAAAATAGGTTGCATCTTGATTTTTGAATATTTGTATTTTGGAACTTTTTGTACTTTTGAACATTTTTCTGAATAAAGAGAAAAACAGTTGGGTGTGCTTATGCAATGGCCTTTTGATGGCTGTTATTTGCTCAGTATTTGGATGGACTCGATCCTTGTTTCATGGTCTTTGTTCTGttgcaaattttatgtgaaaatgtttgtttGTACTGCTTAAAATTTAGTTGTTAATTTCTTGAAGATTTTTCAAGTGTTTTTGGTCTTCATCACTGCTTGGCAGATATCTGAGGAAGATTATATGAAGCACCGGGATCATGTTGCTAAAATGCGCAGCCTTCTTTTCCGCCATGAAATGAAGCAGAAGCGCATAAAAAAGATCAAGTCCAAAACCTATCATCGtttaaagaataaagataaacTGAAAGTGGAATCTGCAGAAATGCTGATGGATCCAGAGGCTGCCAAAGAGCAGGCTAGGAAGCAAGAGTTCAAACGGGCTGAGGTGACCAATCATTTTCCTTGATTGTCATAAATTCAATTCTCAAACAGTATTCTTTCATCTGTGGtttaccaaaaaataaataacaaatgttgaatcttgatttttctctttatttcttgATGATGCAGGAGCGATTGACTTTGAAGCACAAAAATAAGTCAAAGTGGGCAAGGCGTATCTTAGAACGAGGTTTGAATGCCCAGGATGAAGGCACTCGAGCGGCTTTGGCTGAACAGCTTCACCAACATGCTCTTTTGACAAGAAAAATTAACACTGTTAAGGACAGTAGTAGTAGCAGTGATAGTAGTAGTGACGATGATGATGAGGGTTCAAACGAGGATAGGGCATCTGAGTTGCTAGAAAAAGCAAAAGAGAAAACGCTGAAAGTATTAGAAGACGATGAAGAATTGCCTAATTCTGGAGTTCTTTCCTTACCTTTCATGGTATTTATTGCTGTATTTTCATTTGGACCGTCAAAGATACCAAATGAGTTGTTTTATTTTATCCTGATATTTTCTGCCTCCGTTCTGTGTTAGGTTCGTGGACTGAAGAAAAGAAGGGAAGAAGCGATTGAAGAAGCTAAGCTTGCTCTTCAAGAGTATGAGCAATTGGAGGGTACAAATGATGCAGAAAATTCAAAACCAGCCACTGCAAGTGGTAGAAGGGTCTTTGGCAGGGCAAATAATGAAGTTCCAGATTCTAACAAGAAGACCAAAACTGATAATAAGATGAAAATGGATAATTATTATGGTAATAGTGATAGTGAAGACGATTTGGAAGCCAAAGCGAATGTTAACATTGAGGGCTGCAAAAGAAATGATGTTGAGAAGGATGTTGGCCCTAATTATGATCGTAAAGAAGCAGCTGATGTTTCCATATTCAAGGTAATAACGCTTATGATTTTCTTGTAGCCTTCTCTTTTTCAATTCCTTTAGTCTGCAAGGATGATAGATATTGTACTGTTTCGAATCACAGAATTTTGATGACAATGGAGACCCTGGTTCAAAAACAACATATGAAGTTGCTATTTTTGCTTCTGACTCGTGGAGAAAGGTTATCCTTTGCTATCACTTCAAATATTGTTAAATCCAGTTTAAGCTGGATTTATGCTAACTGGTCTGTATACAATCACAGATGAAAAGTGAGAATGGAGTTGATAAAAATGCGAAAAAGTTGCAACAAGTGAAGGAAGCTATTGTGCATAATAAAGACATGGAGGTTTGATCTCTCTGATACTTTTAATTTTGCTACACGTTTGTGTGGTTTGGCAACTCCTTATTGttctgttttttcttttcaaactCTGAAGGAGGGAGAAGAGGATAGTGATTCGGAGAGAGAACAAATGGTGGATGGGATTTTGTCCTCAGCCCCCAAGGAATCATATGAACTCCCTTCTCAGTCAGAACTCATTCGACATGCTTTTGCTGGGGACGATGTGGAAGAAGAATTTGAAAAGGATAAACAGGAAATCCTGAATGAGGAAAACCCTGAACCGGATAAACCTGTTTTGCTCCCCGGTTGGGGCCAATGGACTCATGTACAGCAAAAAAAAGGTTTGCCTTGGTGGATGCTTAAGGAACACGAAGACGCTAAGCGAAAGAGGGAAGAAAGTCTTAAGAAAAGGAAGGATGCACAGCTCAAGCATGTCATTATCTCCGAAAAGGTGGATAAAAAAGTAAGTGGTTTAGTTTTATTCTTCAATTTTTATCTCAAGTTGAGGTGTGTCTAAATTTCACTCTTAACTGTATTGGATAGGCTGAGAAATTGCAGACAAAATCTTTGCCCTACCCGTTCACATCCAAGGAACTTTTTGAACAAAGTATGCGGATGCCTATTGGATCAGAATCTAACCCGGAGACAGCAATCAGAAGTCTTAATCGACCAGAAGTAAGTTGTATCTTTTCAAAATCAACCTCAGAACTTGACACATTTCTTCGGTGATCGACAAAAATAGAGATTCGTAAAATCTGGGAAACTATTTCCGATGTTCCTTGTCTGTATATTCGTTGCTTGCATGTCTCCCACTTTTTTATATACTCACCTTGCTTGTTTTCCATACAGGTGGTGAAGAAACCTGGGGTAATTATAAAACCAATAAAGTTTGTGGAGATGCATCATCACGAAAAATCCGAGGATTACAAACGGAGTGGGcagaaacagaagaaaaataaaagcaaaggTGCCAGTGGCAAGAACAAGAAACAGAGCAACTAAATCTCATAAATTTTGGCTGAAATTAGGTGTAGAAAATTTTGGCTGTACCATCTTGTTTAGTGGTGTAAGGAAGCAAAACAAACTGCTTTTCCAGGCAAAGGTAATTGAGAAAGGCGGTCACAGTTTTAAAATTGTCTATTGCTGTTGCGAGGTGAGCCGGCAATGGTTAAACAGCCGCCGTACGTTCCTACACTTTTGGAGGCAATTTTACGATGCGAGTTTATATTCATATAAGTTATATTTTGCTATtagtttattcaatttgatcttaGTTTTTgtattctaaaattttgaaatatcaattttgattcaaataATAGTCAAGCTTTGTGGATTTAATCTTTGTTTGTCATTTTATTTGAGATCAATTTTAAATTTACGTATGAATTTTGATTctaatgaattttaattgtgtaattttatacataaaatattattttaatttataaattgcaaactctattataaaatatattatatataattcttTTAAGTGCAtacaattaaatcattaaaaattatgtatacatttgtattactataaaaattttgtataatatcaaaataggataaatatcaaaattatacatgaattttgatttaatatgtaatagtatatattattttaatttagtataattataCACAAAATTCTAATTATGGttaaaatgtatatttgaaattttaattttcatttaatcatttacatttaaagacataaatatatcaatttatttctaaattggatacatataataatttatatatgcaatatataaatataaaatgatattatataaataattatgttaataatttacaagaatttgataaaataaaaattttatatataaaattacataaaataaaaatttatatacacAATTACGCGTTAAACCATAATTCATGTATGATTTTGGGATATATCCCAGTAACACATCATATTAAAGTTGGCTTTgaaatttatccttttttttaattccgaattttgaaatttcgatGTAGCTATTAAAATAATGGGTATCATATGAAAAGGATAAGCAGGAAATGATATATGTGAACAGTAGTAGAAATGATTAAGTTAGCGTACATAAACTAAGTTTGCAACTTGAGAgaaatatagggactaataacaaaatttgaccatttatttgtttatatactgCTATTTAAGTAATAAGTATACTGTGGGTGGAAAGCCTTTTTATGTATTCCATTTACCAAAAAAACGATTTAAAAACAAAGGGAAACTCTCTCTCAAGCCTTTTAGGTACGTGTAACCAGGAAACTTGGCAAGAAATTACAGAAACAGAAAGGATAATTCCATTACAGGCCACAcccaaaaaaggaaagaaagcaaTTCTTTGTCCATTTAAAGGTCCTCAAACCCTTCCTCATCTCCATCTTCGTCCACCCTTTGCAACTCTTTCCTCCAAGTTTCCATCTTtgcaagaaaaacaaaaaactCACCATAATTAACAATAAGATGAACATTTATAACATGTATATGTAAACTAATGAACTCTGATGGTTTCACAGTTTAAACCAGAAACAAGTCAATTGTACCTGATCATCCGAACACCGCAATTGTTCCGCAACAAATAGTATCTTCTCGTAGTCTCCCGGTTTTACCACCTTACCTAATCTTTTAGCTACTTCGTTGTAGCTAATCATGTCCACCTTGAAACCGTAGCTCATAAAAATATTGTTAATCCATTTCTTCATACTAAACTGCAACAGGGAAAACCAAACAACAGGGCATATGAAGAACAAGCAATGTACATTATAGAACAAGTACACCTATGAAAAAAATAACATAACAGACCTTGTTACCGATTCCAGTCTCTGCCAACCATGCAGGCAACTCACCGAAGAAAAGGCAACCCTTCATGGCCATTCCACTTACCGTGAGTAAGATCTCTTCGAAACTTACCAAAGTCATCAAAGGTAGTCCCTATCCAAAAACAACATTGAAAGAATCATAAATTCGGGCCGAAAGTTTCAGCTAACAAGCATCGGGATAACCATTTTTCACCTGTATAGCCCATACGCTCGGGCGAGTACCATTAAAGCCTTTTGTAACCAAAGTTTCTTGAATGTTAGGGGTTTCCAATGGAACATGAAGAAACAAACATCGCTGTGGGATCTTAGCCCCGACACCTAATATCGTTCAACAACAATCTCTCTCAGAACATATTCAACTACATTGTCTAATCTAAAACCAAACCATATACAATAAAAATACTAGATTGTAAAAATTCAAGACATATACAGAAAAATGAACTGCTAATTTTCCTAAAAGTTCAACAGTTAGGCACCATCAAGCTTCTCAGCCGCCTTCTGGAATACCCTTAGAGGGGATATATCAAACATAATGGTAGAGCTTGGCCAATTAAGCCTATATGGCCGAGTATCCATTCCATCTGATAAAAGCACAACctgaaaattttatattgaaaaaaaagagtcaaatattttaccacaaaaaaaaagaaaaagaaaaggttaatTGAACCATGGGGTTAGTTAAAAAGAAGAACCTGTTTAAGCCCATCCATGTGGTTTACGGTACTAAGCAGCTTATCATCAATGAACTTGGTTGCAATGCAATATTGTTTCGCCTTGGTTTCCATATCCATTTGAGTATGGGTTGAAACGAAGCACCCAGCATATGGATCAATAAAAAGAGGGTCTGCATGttcaatttataatttgactATTAAAGGTTAGCTGAAATTTGAAAAGATACTGTAACATAGAGAATTgggaggatttttttttttttttgcttgccTTGTCGATGGGTTTCGTGAAAACGAAGAGAAGCTGAATTGATTGCTGCTTGGAGTAATGGGTCATTGTCATCGCTGAGTTCAACTCTGATTGAACATCCATTTCTAAGCTTCATCTTCTTGTTGTGGGTATTGGAGAAGAGCAGTGGCGCAATTGAAGCGGACGACGGTGGCGCCGCCGAACATGCGAATTTCAGTGCACATTGCATAATTGGGTTTGCCGGTGGAGATGGTATTGTAATTTACTCACATAGAGAGGTTGAATGGCAGGGATTTTGGTAAGCTTTTGCATCATATATCACTCAACGGTCAGCGTAACCGTCCATCTATAAAATCTCTCCTTCCTTATACTtcgctattattattattatttacttattaattaataattatttttaatcacaaaattatttttcttattggaaaaaatgaaaataaaccctCAAAGTTATCAAAGAACATTACAACTTATATTAACTTCAACTAAACCCAAAGGCATAGGCTTCTCGCACCACGTTCTTTTGATTACATCATTTCCTCTCTATTTTTcatctaaaaataaatttaaatccagttcaatctaatttaattatcaaattacatgaaaataatataaaataatataaacaaataacttaaaatgattcaaactcaaatatcaaaCATGAATAACAAAATCTgacaattttctattttaaaaaatcaaacaaaaccagTTACGAATGAAAAATGACCTGACAAATAACTCGAAATGTTTTGCATCTAAATAACTTTGGATCTTGAAAACTTAGGTTTAAGGGTAAGTTTGGACTTAGGTTTAAGAGTAGGCTTGGATGGATGACGTGTTTACTTACGATTAGAGGAAAAACAGCGGTGATGGTGAAATTAGATAATGTgacccatccaaactcaccctaaatcttattatttttttattatacataataGAGGAAATTATCCTTGTGGAAGTGATTCTCACACTATCATGTAAATTCGACTTAGCTTCTATAGAGGTTCACTGAAGAAGTGATATCCAAGCTCCCGATAAACATGTTCCAGACGAACAATTGCAATGTGGAATTcagttttcttcgtttcttgtgCACTGCATTGCTTGATTACATAGATTTGTACTAAAAATTTGTACATGTTTTATACTTGTATTAATGAAACTTGAAAAAAAACTATTACGACTCAAAGGGGTTTTGATCCAAGCTAGCATTGTAGACCTAGGCAATGCATTCATCGTTGCCAATTCAACAAAGTAACTACATGTCGATCCCAAAAAGAAGATACCAACACCAGTTGCCAGCCATGGTAATGTAAGCAAAAAAGGAGGCCACTGATAATTGGAAATTGTAAGGTTGAAGATCAATTAGGAGCTTACTAGTTAACTCAAAAGAAAAATGCATCTTTTTTATAGCAAAATTTACTATCAGCAATCAAAATTTCATTGCAAATTAGAGTAAGGTCTGAAGGAAAAAAGCAGAACATGACACCTTAAATAGATAAAAGACGTTCCTAAGAAATAATAAAGCAgtaaactagaaaaaaaatgtGGAACTGATTCTTCATTCTTCCTCCTCCCCTTCATTCTCGGCAATATTGAAGTAGCGGAGTTCGTAAACAGATCTGTCCTTGTTGGAAGCAATCACTCGAAGCCAATCCCGGACATTGTGCTTCTTCAAGTACTTCTTGGTCAAGTACTTAAGATAACTGGAAATAAAAAGTCTAACAATTAATCAAACTAAGACTTAATTGAATGTTCAAAATCAAAAGCTAGTTCTTTTCTTTCTAACAAACAACAACCAAAATGAGGTCTCAGACATCCAAGGAAGGATCAAAGCAGCAGAAGC from Gossypium hirsutum isolate 1008001.06 chromosome D12, Gossypium_hirsutum_v2.1, whole genome shotgun sequence includes these protein-coding regions:
- the LOC107946069 gene encoding U3 small nucleolar RNA-associated protein 14 produces the protein MAVKKRKERAFGGESGNSKKFKKYSNSKGPMKKNKNDTRKKGKGPRLPSALRTELDRLDPKIASDSDDGIDLDVGNDVYEYEEEVPQEESRKNRRFDPVENYDYELPEDFEDENVPSDDEDDDGDFGVGGNKGSRNDDVDASDGDEEEDDERHLRMLQGVTGMSTDAFGGKKKRNSVVISEAHPESEYNPTRDVLEGDSHITLQDLLDPIQGKAGYSKLRKRVQHMDRKSTSVQAPLPKVDREKLERMAVYEHSKKDITKWEHLVKRNREAPTVFFGGDVDLGFSTVGAIASEFEPRTEFEKKIASLVYDDKVMEAHKADGSKLLELNKISEEDYMKHRDHVAKMRSLLFRHEMKQKRIKKIKSKTYHRLKNKDKLKVESAEMLMDPEAAKEQARKQEFKRAEERLTLKHKNKSKWARRILERGLNAQDEGTRAALAEQLHQHALLTRKINTVKDSSSSSDSSSDDDDEGSNEDRASELLEKAKEKTLKVLEDDEELPNSGVLSLPFMVRGLKKRREEAIEEAKLALQEYEQLEGTNDAENSKPATASGRRVFGRANNEVPDSNKKTKTDNKMKMDNYYGNSDSEDDLEAKANVNIEGCKRNDVEKDVGPNYDRKEAADVSIFKNFDDNGDPGSKTTYEVAIFASDSWRKMKSENGVDKNAKKLQQVKEAIVHNKDMEEGEEDSDSEREQMVDGILSSAPKESYELPSQSELIRHAFAGDDVEEEFEKDKQEILNEENPEPDKPVLLPGWGQWTHVQQKKGLPWWMLKEHEDAKRKREESLKKRKDAQLKHVIISEKVDKKAEKLQTKSLPYPFTSKELFEQSMRMPIGSESNPETAIRSLNRPEVVKKPGVIIKPIKFVEMHHHEKSEDYKRSGQKQKKNKSKGASGKNKKQSN
- the LOC107946070 gene encoding O-methyltransferase 1, chloroplastic, whose amino-acid sequence is MQCALKFACSAAPPSSASIAPLLFSNTHNKKMKLRNGCSIRVELSDDNDPLLQAAINSASLRFHETHRQDPLFIDPYAGCFVSTHTQMDMETKAKQYCIATKFIDDKLLSTVNHMDGLKQVVLLSDGMDTRPYRLNWPSSTIMFDISPLRVFQKAAEKLDGVGAKIPQRCLFLHVPLETPNIQETLVTKGFNGTRPSVWAIQGLPLMTLVSFEEILLTVSGMAMKGCLFFGELPAWLAETGIGNKFSMKKWINNIFMSYGFKVDMISYNEVAKRLGKVVKPGDYEKILFVAEQLRCSDDQMETWRKELQRVDEDGDEEGFEDL